The following proteins are encoded in a genomic region of Desulfovibrio legallii:
- a CDS encoding FtsX-like permease family protein, with translation MALRIRRTMLWLACRDYLREGLLSACAVLALAAVLTPLLVLYGVKFGVVQTLTERLEHDPRTLEVSPAASGRFTLHDIQSFAARPDVAFALPRTRAIAATMDLSRGQGAARRTVTASLEPSALGDPLLVRYSATPPAMPAQPESTPVDVTLSAPAAEKLGCGQGDALTGTVERRYQGQVQRALVALRVVGVLPLAAQQKNVAFVPLALAEAAEDYRDGRAVPELGAARGWTGEPRPAQARVYPGFRLYAASLKAVMGLREFFAAQQLEVYTHAAEIEQVTELSRALNAVFALIGTAAAAGFLASTASSALAGVKRKERLLGLLRLMGFSTGALVLFPLVQVLLTALLGTLTALGVYAAAAAAINSLFAASLGDMEQICRLLPRHVLLAFALTAGLALAAALGPALRAARIEPSEVIRDV, from the coding sequence ATGGCCCTCCGCATCCGCCGCACCATGCTCTGGCTGGCTTGCCGCGACTATCTGCGCGAGGGCCTGCTCTCGGCCTGCGCCGTGCTGGCCCTGGCCGCCGTGCTCACGCCCCTGCTGGTGCTCTACGGCGTCAAATTCGGCGTGGTGCAGACCCTCACAGAGCGCCTGGAGCACGACCCCCGCACCTTGGAAGTGAGCCCCGCAGCCAGCGGGCGCTTCACCCTGCACGATATTCAAAGTTTTGCCGCCCGCCCCGATGTGGCCTTTGCCCTGCCCCGCACCCGCGCCATTGCCGCCACCATGGATTTGAGCCGCGGCCAGGGCGCGGCCCGCAGAACCGTAACGGCCTCGCTGGAGCCCAGCGCCCTGGGCGATCCGCTGCTGGTCCGCTACAGCGCGACCCCACCCGCCATGCCCGCGCAGCCGGAATCCACGCCTGTGGATGTGACCCTTTCCGCCCCGGCGGCGGAAAAGCTGGGCTGCGGCCAGGGCGACGCGCTGACAGGCACGGTGGAGCGCCGCTACCAGGGGCAGGTGCAGCGGGCCCTGGTGGCCCTGCGCGTGGTCGGCGTTCTGCCCCTGGCCGCCCAGCAGAAAAACGTGGCCTTTGTGCCCCTGGCGCTGGCGGAGGCCGCGGAGGACTACCGCGACGGCCGCGCCGTGCCGGAACTGGGGGCGGCCAGGGGCTGGACCGGCGAGCCGCGCCCCGCGCAAGCCCGCGTCTACCCCGGTTTTCGTCTGTACGCCGCCTCGCTCAAGGCCGTCATGGGCCTGCGGGAATTTTTCGCCGCGCAGCAGCTGGAAGTTTACACCCATGCGGCTGAAATTGAGCAGGTGACGGAGCTTTCCCGCGCGCTGAACGCGGTCTTTGCCCTCATCGGCACGGCCGCCGCCGCGGGCTTTCTGGCTTCCACGGCCAGCAGCGCCCTGGCCGGGGTCAAGCGCAAGGAGCGTCTGCTGGGGCTGCTGCGGCTTATGGGCTTCAGCACCGGCGCGCTGGTGCTCTTCCCCCTGGTGCAGGTTCTGCTTACCGCCCTTCTGGGCACGCTTACGGCTCTGGGCGTCTATGCCGCGGCCGCCGCGGCCATCAACAGCCTTTTTGCCGCCAGCCTTGGAGATATGGAGCAGATCTGCCGCCTGTTGCCCCGGCATGTGCTGCTGGCTTTCGCTCTGACGGCCGGGCTGGCCCTGGCCGCCGCCCTGGGTCCGGCCCTGCGGGCCGCCCGCATTGAGCCCTCGGAGGTCATCCGCGATGTCTGA
- a CDS encoding formylglycine-generating enzyme family protein encodes MSDLRPRVWVLLCLAVLFLLPAAAQAALERKTAVSAAAACNPQPDSTDIVLPMPCGLSMVFKLAAVPAKGLLWDMPLRPGLDDSAHQDRAFYDRRYSAALSGALTLEDLPPAWRAQAPKGEHFFYLIAKYEVSNLQWRAVMDQACPNIQQPAADAARPATDISWYDAVDFTRRYTAWLLQNAPEALPHFAGDARNVGFVRLPTETEWEYAARGGQTAGAQQLLDEDFFALPAGSRKADYAVYRAAAGPQAEATANIGSRKPNPLGLYDTAGNAAEMALDVFRFSVAGRLHGSAGGFVRKGGSYLSDDAGILPGRREEAAFFLADGPAHARDLGFRPVVSGINTPGGDRPAELRAAWNKAGEQPVAAEAARNPLEELDRLLAAAPDKASRDNLLRLRATIKENNIMQERQKQLEALSLLRTGVYMIETIRNYDSRRSSLQSQIRSMQREAASGKGAALEKLRRILDTARRGLVMLDTSFDKSLTFYRSKVEETARLAPDVLAAARQSLEKDFVGEDPFNQNMRRNLGLFRRHVDLFRQNKPLPREAMQKELLERRFQ; translated from the coding sequence ATGTCTGATCTGCGTCCGCGCGTCTGGGTTCTGCTCTGCCTGGCCGTGCTCTTCCTCCTGCCCGCCGCAGCCCAGGCCGCCCTGGAACGCAAAACTGCCGTCAGCGCTGCGGCCGCCTGCAATCCGCAGCCGGACTCCACGGATATTGTGCTGCCCATGCCCTGCGGCCTCAGCATGGTCTTCAAACTTGCGGCCGTGCCCGCCAAAGGCCTGCTCTGGGATATGCCCCTGCGCCCAGGCCTGGACGACAGCGCTCACCAGGACCGCGCCTTTTACGACCGCCGCTACAGCGCCGCCCTTTCCGGCGCGCTGACCCTGGAGGATCTGCCCCCGGCCTGGCGCGCCCAGGCCCCCAAAGGCGAACATTTCTTCTATCTCATCGCCAAGTATGAGGTTTCCAACCTCCAGTGGCGGGCCGTCATGGACCAGGCCTGCCCCAATATCCAGCAGCCCGCCGCCGATGCCGCCCGCCCGGCAACGGACATCAGCTGGTACGACGCCGTGGATTTCACCCGCCGCTACACCGCCTGGCTGTTGCAGAACGCCCCGGAGGCCCTGCCCCATTTTGCCGGCGACGCGCGCAACGTGGGCTTTGTGCGCCTGCCCACGGAAACCGAGTGGGAATACGCGGCGCGCGGCGGGCAGACTGCCGGGGCCCAGCAATTGCTGGACGAAGATTTTTTTGCCCTGCCCGCCGGATCCCGCAAAGCGGACTACGCCGTGTACCGCGCCGCCGCGGGCCCGCAGGCCGAAGCCACGGCCAACATCGGCTCGCGCAAGCCCAATCCCCTGGGCCTCTATGATACGGCGGGCAATGCGGCGGAAATGGCCCTGGACGTCTTCCGCTTTTCCGTGGCCGGGCGGCTGCACGGCTCCGCGGGGGGCTTTGTGCGCAAGGGCGGTTCCTATCTTTCTGACGATGCAGGCATTTTGCCGGGCCGCAGGGAAGAAGCGGCCTTCTTCCTGGCTGACGGCCCGGCCCACGCCCGCGACCTGGGCTTTCGCCCGGTGGTCAGCGGCATCAACACGCCCGGCGGCGACCGCCCGGCGGAGCTTCGGGCTGCCTGGAACAAGGCCGGGGAACAGCCCGTCGCCGCCGAAGCCGCCCGCAATCCTCTGGAGGAGCTGGACCGCCTGCTGGCCGCCGCGCCGGACAAAGCCTCCCGCGACAACCTGCTGCGCCTGCGCGCCACTATCAAGGAAAACAACATCATGCAGGAGCGGCAAAAGCAGCTCGAAGCCCTCTCCCTGCTGCGCACCGGCGTCTACATGATCGAAACCATCCGCAATTACGACAGCCGCCGCAGCAGCCTGCAATCCCAGATCCGGAGCATGCAGCGCGAGGCGGCCTCCGGCAAGGGCGCGGCACTTGAAAAGCTGCGCAGGATATTGGATACTGCCCGTAGAGGGCTGGTCATGCTGGATACCAGCTTTGACAAATCGCTGACCTTTTACCGCAGCAAAGTTGAAGAGACGGCGCGGCTTGCGCCGGACGTGCTGGCCGCCGCCCGCCAATCCCTGGAAAAGGATTTTGTCGGCGAGGATCCCTTCAATCAGAACATGCGGCGAAACCTCGGATTATTCCGCCGCCATGTGGACCTGTTCCGCCAGAACAAGCCCTTGCCGCGTGAGGCCATGCAAAAAGAATTGCTGGAACGACGCTTTCAGTAA
- a CDS encoding NAD(P)-dependent oxidoreductase, with product MAEKLRIGWIGTGVMGLYMAGHLQDLGLPLTVYNRTKAKADPLLAKGAQWADTPRAVAEASDVVFTMVSYPRDVEQVILGETGVLPGLAKGGVVCDMSTSSPVLAERIAAEALKKGCLGMDAPVTGGDVGAREGTLSIFVGGDKGGYERLLPCFEAMGKKILLCGPAGMGQRAKLANQIAIAGVMFSICESFLFAQQAGLDVPQWKELVAVGSGGSLAMNNLGNRILKGDYAPGFFIDHFIKDLGLCLEECRRMKLVLPGTAAADEVYRIMQAKGQGSKGTQALIECLADISGKTWKPCCK from the coding sequence ATGGCAGAAAAATTGCGCATCGGCTGGATCGGCACCGGGGTCATGGGCCTCTATATGGCCGGACACTTGCAGGATCTGGGCCTGCCCCTGACCGTCTACAACCGCACCAAGGCCAAGGCCGATCCACTGCTGGCCAAGGGCGCTCAGTGGGCGGATACCCCGCGCGCCGTGGCCGAAGCCTCGGACGTGGTCTTTACCATGGTCAGCTACCCGCGCGACGTGGAGCAGGTCATCCTGGGCGAAACCGGCGTGCTGCCCGGCCTGGCCAAGGGCGGCGTGGTCTGCGACATGAGCACCTCCAGCCCCGTGCTGGCCGAACGCATTGCCGCCGAAGCCCTGAAAAAAGGCTGCCTGGGCATGGACGCCCCGGTGACCGGCGGCGACGTGGGCGCGCGCGAGGGCACGCTCTCTATCTTTGTGGGCGGCGACAAAGGCGGCTACGAACGCCTGCTGCCCTGCTTCGAGGCCATGGGCAAAAAAATCCTGCTCTGCGGCCCCGCGGGCATGGGGCAACGGGCCAAGCTCGCCAACCAGATCGCCATTGCCGGCGTTATGTTCAGCATCTGCGAATCCTTCCTCTTCGCGCAGCAGGCCGGGCTGGACGTGCCCCAGTGGAAAGAGCTGGTGGCCGTGGGCTCCGGCGGCAGTCTGGCCATGAACAACCTGGGCAACCGCATCCTCAAGGGCGACTATGCCCCCGGCTTCTTTATTGACCACTTCATCAAAGACCTGGGCCTCTGCCTTGAGGAATGCCGTCGCATGAAGCTCGTCCTGCCCGGCACCGCCGCGGCCGATGAGGTGTACCGCATCATGCAGGCCAAGGGCCAGGGCAGCAAAGGCACGCAGGCTCTGATCGAATGCCTGGCCGA